The following proteins are encoded in a genomic region of Cataglyphis hispanica isolate Lineage 1 chromosome 9, ULB_Chis1_1.0, whole genome shotgun sequence:
- the LOC126852093 gene encoding mitogen-activated protein kinase kinase kinase 15 isoform X1 translates to MPSICGDMVDMTATSQSGMEGISSTDSVGTQSDISGHTTVPGRPRMDVACVLDLQQPEHLAQRKKALDEVRQACNLVNANIHHIQFEKLDFGETNVLDTFYNADVAVVDLSIQLQQSALFYHLGVRESFGMKENILLYNDVDTEATIRLKLSCGSYTFVSYRVVESCGSCVATNPATSRITGEETTDPKQHLTLKLKKLLQDVEIQSKAHMKEKFLADLRKARETYSGEELSRTLNNMRKRLDDPNVLSGEVVLNVLISFREIQDYDAMVQLVDDLKTIPTHKNYINTPAIRYLYAFALNRRNKEGDRERALKVIEKALEKKENHVPDMLCLCGRIYKDKFVESRHTDQESLKNAIHWYRKGFEVQPNEYAGINLATLLVIAGNEFSKSEELQHIGMVLNNLIGKKGSLSSLKDYWDVATFFEISVLAEDYSKAIQAALCMFKLKPPNWYLKSTIGNISLINRFRKKNEEAEIAPEEQIFSFWMDYFVEATKAEVGDSIWFPILVLEPTKILMPSYVNVNLGAEEKSIHIRNLCNSCLDNMRNNNCKQVHDWLFTANMIRSMSLYKRDERCLFLYVHQNSDDFQMYLPSVQCRQRFYDLILEMTRDQEGMVTDLDAYMTDDCMKYEYELDDQNKRIILGKGTYGIVYAARDLNTQVRIAVKEIRERNLGDVQPLHEEIKLHSQLRHRNIVQYLGSVSEDGYFKIFMEQVPGGSLSALLRLKWGPLKENESTISYYTKQMLEGLKYLHDQKIVHRDIKGDNVLVNTYSGVVKISDFGMSKRLAGLCPSTETFTGTLQYMAPEVIDKGQRGYGAPADIWSLGCTIVEMATGKPPFIELGSPQAAVFKVGYYKIHPEIPSELSERAKSFILRCFEPNPDIRATAAELLEDPFLNEKKKSSRLAAPPDFSRSISVPADRLERLGKCDKMNDNHIVAATSMQISQSDDISGGLTKSSPLRERSPAHLLSPISMPTTTLSFNSTIGNTPSIDTSESDIASASITRRSSSGGLLSPEVELGGQPGQKSGEEQEGFYLLKKDSQRRMTLTRVLNQDEAKICEVWMRGIHQAEGQTVLQMSQLVLLMRGLRDYIAEQNQEVIVTAIRTLKEELDFDSTAINHLHLAIYLFQTAVNEVLRMHSIKPHWMFALDNLVRNAVQAAITVLSPELGANLLGQERVQPGGQGPEEESTSGVSTVNSVKSQKTADSIDNKYWKEYKDQMGALKMENMKLLQELIESQKAYQTLLQQALEEQRAQVNTLTHLCENINKKAVRQESGYNSCISPNISEQSTSLTITDTHNSIPSHSDMALVNWLRNLQVDDISIDRFLYEEYTLEDILHHVTRDDLRRLNLRGGIELRIWQAIQRHNS, encoded by the exons ATGCCTTCTATTTGTGGCGATATGGTCGATATGACTG CTACTTCACAATCAGGCATGGAAGGCATTTCTAGTACAGACAGTGTTGGAACACAGAGTGATATATCAGGACATACAACTGTACCAGGAAGGCCCAGGATGGATGTGGCCTGTGTCTTGGATTTGCAACAACCAGAACATCTTGCTCAACGAAAGAAAGCATTAGACGAAGTTAGACAAGCCTGTAATCTGGTCAATGCCAATATTCATCATATTCag ttTGAAAAGCTCGATTTTGGTGAAACCAATGTGTtggatacattttataatgctGATGTGGCAGTTGTTGATTTAAGTATTCAATTGCAACAATCTgcgttattttatcatcttgGTGTTAGAGAAAGTTTTGGTatgaaagaaaacatattGCTGTATAATGATGTAGATACAGAGGCAACAATTAGACTCaag ttATCCTGTGGCAGCTACACATTTGTTTCATATCGTGTTGTGGAATCATGTGGCTCATGTGTAGCTACTAATCCAGCAACCAGTAGAATTACAGGCGAAGAAACGACAGATCCCAAACAACATCTCACtctaaaattgaagaaattgcTTCAAGATGTAGAGATACAATCCAA agcacatatgaaagaaaaatttttagcagATCTGCGCAAAGCGCGCGAGACATATTCTGGAGAGGAACTTTCCAGAACTCTGAATAATATGCGTAAACGTTTAGATGATCCAAATGTTTTATCGGGAGAAGTTGTTTTAAATGTGCTTATTTCATTTCGAGAAATAcag GATTATGATGCAATGGTACAATTGGTTGATGACTTAAAAACTATACCAactcacaaaaattatataaatactccAGCTATAAGATATTTGTATGCGTTTGCTCTAAATCGACGAAACAAAGAGGGCGATCGAGAAAGAGCACTAAAAGTCATTgaaaaagcattagaaaagaaagaaaatcatgTTCCAGATATGTTGTGTTTATGtggaagaatatataaagacaAATTTGTAGAGAGCAGACATACAGATCAGGAGAGTTTAAAGAATGCGATCCACTGGTATAGAAAAGGTTTTGAg GTCCAACCTAATGAATATGCTGGTATAAATCTTGCTACTTTATTGGTCATAGCTGGAAATGAATTCTCTAAGAGTGAAGAGTTACAACACATAGGAATGGTACTAAATAACTTAATTGGCAAGAAAGGCAGTTTATCGAGCTTAAAGGATTATTGGGACGTAGcaacattttttgaaattagtgTATTGGCAGAAGATTATTCAAAAGCAATACAAGCAGCCTTGTGTATGTTTAAATTGAAGCCACCAAATTG gTATCTGAAGTCGACAATAGGCAATATATCACTGATAAATAGATTCCGTAAAAAAAATGAGGAAGCTGAAATTGCACCAGAGGaacaaatatttagtttttggaTGGACTACTTTGTCGAAGCTACAAAGGCGGAGGTTGGCGATAGTATATGGTTTCCA ATTTTAGTGTTGGAaccaacaaaaattttaatgccgAGCTACGTGAACGTAAATCTTGGTGCAGAGGAGAAGTCTATACATATAAGGAATTTGTGTAATTCGTGTTTGGataatatgagaaataataattgtaagcaAGTTCATGATTGGCTTTTTACTGCAAATATGATACGCAGTATGAGTTTATACAAGAGGGATGAAAGGTGCCTTTTCTTATACGTTCATCAAAATTCGGATGACTTTCAAATGTACTTGCCATCGGTACAATGTAGACAAAGATTTTATGATCTGATATTAGAAATGACTAGGGATCAGGAAGGCATGGTTACAGATTTGGATGCTTACATGACTGATGATTGCATGAag tatgaATATGAATTGGATGATCAAAATAAGCGTATAATTCTCGGCAAAGGTACATATGGCATAGTGTATGCAGCACGCGATTTGAATACGCAAGTAAGGATAGCAGTAAAAGAAATTCGTGAACGAAACTTGGGTGATGTACAGCCTCttcatgaagaaataaaattacatagcCAATTGAGACATAGAAATATCGTCCAATATTTAGGATCAGTAAGTGAAGAtggatatttcaaaattttcatggaACAAGTTCCTGGAG gaAGTTTATCAGCTTTGTTAAGATTGAAATGGGGtcctttaaaagaaaatgaatcaACCATCTCATATTATACTAAACAAATGTTAGAAGGCCTTAAATATCTCCATGATCAAAAAATAGTCCATAGAGATATAAAAG GCGATAATGTATTGGTAAATACATATAGTGGAGTagtaaaaatatctgatttcGGTATGTCGAAACGTTTGGCTGGCTTATGCCCAAGTACAGAAACATTTACTGGAACATTACAATACATGGCACCAGAAGTTATTGACAAGGGTCAACGTGGGTATGGTGCGCct GCGGACATTTGGTCTTTAGGTTGTACAATAGTTGAAATGGCAACTGGAAAGCCTCCATTTATCGAACTGGGTTCTCCACAAGCAGCtgtttttaaa GTGGGGTACTACAAAATACATCCCGAGATACCATCAGAGTTGTCTGAAAGagcaaaaagttttatattacgcTGTTTCGAGCCAAATCCTGATATAAGAGCAACTGCTGCAGAACTATTGGAGGATCCATTTCTTAatga GAAAAAGAAGAGCAGCAGATTAGCTGCACCACCAGATTTCAGTAGAAGTATATCAGTTCCTGCAGACAGATTGGAACGTTTAggaaaatgtgataaaatgaATGATAACCATATTGTCGCTGCTACATCTATGCAGATATCTCAATCAGATGATATCag tGGAGGGTTAACGAAGTCAAGCCCATTGAGGGAACGCAGTCCAGCTCACCTATTATCTCCTATCAGCATGCCTACTACAACCCTTTCTTTTAACAG TACCATAGGGAATACTCCATCGATAGATACTAGTGAAAGTGATATAGCAAGTGCCTCAATAACACGAAGAAGTTCATCTGGTGGACTATTATCACCAGAAGTTGAATTGGGAG GACAACCAGGTCAAAAATCTGGAGAAGAACAGGAgggtttttatttattaaaaaaggatAGCCAAAGACGCATGACATTAACGAGAGTTCTCAATCAAGATGAGGCAAAAATTTGCGAAGTTTGGATGAGAGGTATACATCAAGCAGAAGGACAAACGGTGCTGCAGATG agtCAGTTGGTATTGCTCATGCGCGGTTTGAGAGATTATATTGCAGAGCAAAATCAGGAAGTGATAGTAACTGCTATTCGAACATTAAAAGAGGAATTGGATTTTGATTCGACTGCTATTAATCACCTACATTTggccatttatttatttcaaacggCAGTAAACGAAGTTCTCAGAATGCATAGTATAAAGCCACATTGGATGTTTGCCTTAGATAACTTGGTGAGAAATGCTGTGCAAGCTGCTATCACTGTGTTATCTCCTG AATTGGGAGCTAACTTACTTGGACAAGAGCGAGTACAACCTGGCGGTCAAGGACCTGAAGAGGAATCAACTTCTGGAGTATCGACCGTAAATTCTGTAAAATCCCAAAAAACTGCCGATTCCATTGATAATAAGTATtggaaagaatataaagatcAAATGGGAGCACTAAAGATGGAAAATATGAAGCTGCTGCAAGAATTGATAGAAAGTCAGAAAGCATATCAGACATTATTACAGCAAGCTCTCGAAGAACAGAGAGCTCAAGTTAATACATTGACGCATTtgtgtgaaaatattaataagaaagcAGTGAGGCAGGAATCTGg TTATAATTCTTGCATCTCACCAAATATATCTGAGCAATCAACATCCTTGACAATTACTGATACACATAACAGTATTCCTTCGCATTCAGATATGGCTCTTGTCAATTGGTTAAGAAATCTTCAGGTAGATGATATATCGATTGATAGG TTTCTATATGAGGAATATACACTGGaagatattttacatcatGTAACACGAGACGATTTGCGCAGGCTAAACTTAAG GGGAGGAATTGAACTCAGGATATGGCAAGCTATACAGAGACataattcatga
- the LOC126852093 gene encoding mitogen-activated protein kinase kinase kinase 15 isoform X2: MPSICGDMVDMTATSQSGMEGISSTDSVGTQSDISGHTTVPGRPRMDVACVLDLQQPEHLAQRKKALDEVRQACNLVNANIHHIQFEKLDFGETNVLDTFYNADVAVVDLSIQLQQSALFYHLGVRESFGMKENILLYNDVDTEATIRLKLSCGSYTFVSYRVVESCGSCVATNPATSRITGEETTDPKQHLTLKLKKLLQDVEIQSKAHMKEKFLADLRKARETYSGEELSRTLNNMRKRLDDPNVLSGEVVLNVLISFREIQDYDAMVQLVDDLKTIPTHKNYINTPAIRYLYAFALNRRNKEGDRERALKVIEKALEKKENHVPDMLCLCGRIYKDKFVESRHTDQESLKNAIHWYRKGFEVQPNEYAGINLATLLVIAGNEFSKSEELQHIGMVLNNLIGKKGSLSSLKDYWDVATFFEISVLAEDYSKAIQAALCMFKLKPPNWYLKSTIGNISLINRFRKKNEEAEIAPEEQIFSFWMDYFVEATKAEVGDSIWFPILVLEPTKILMPSYVNVNLGAEEKSIHIRNLCNSCLDNMRNNNCKQVHDWLFTANMIRSMSLYKRDERCLFLYVHQNSDDFQMYLPSVQCRQRFYDLILEMTRDQEGMVTDLDAYMTDDCMKYEYELDDQNKRIILGKGTYGIVYAARDLNTQVRIAVKEIRERNLGDVQPLHEEIKLHSQLRHRNIVQYLGSVSEDGYFKIFMEQVPGGSLSALLRLKWGPLKENESTISYYTKQMLEGLKYLHDQKIVHRDIKGDNVLVNTYSGVVKISDFGMSKRLAGLCPSTETFTGTLQYMAPEVIDKGQRGYGAPADIWSLGCTIVEMATGKPPFIELGSPQAAVFKVGYYKIHPEIPSELSERAKSFILRCFEPNPDIRATAAELLEDPFLNEKKKSSRLAAPPDFSRSISVPADRLERLGKCDKMNDNHIVAATSMQISQSDDISTIGNTPSIDTSESDIASASITRRSSSGGLLSPEVELGGQPGQKSGEEQEGFYLLKKDSQRRMTLTRVLNQDEAKICEVWMRGIHQAEGQTVLQMSQLVLLMRGLRDYIAEQNQEVIVTAIRTLKEELDFDSTAINHLHLAIYLFQTAVNEVLRMHSIKPHWMFALDNLVRNAVQAAITVLSPELGANLLGQERVQPGGQGPEEESTSGVSTVNSVKSQKTADSIDNKYWKEYKDQMGALKMENMKLLQELIESQKAYQTLLQQALEEQRAQVNTLTHLCENINKKAVRQESGYNSCISPNISEQSTSLTITDTHNSIPSHSDMALVNWLRNLQVDDISIDRFLYEEYTLEDILHHVTRDDLRRLNLRGGIELRIWQAIQRHNS; the protein is encoded by the exons ATGCCTTCTATTTGTGGCGATATGGTCGATATGACTG CTACTTCACAATCAGGCATGGAAGGCATTTCTAGTACAGACAGTGTTGGAACACAGAGTGATATATCAGGACATACAACTGTACCAGGAAGGCCCAGGATGGATGTGGCCTGTGTCTTGGATTTGCAACAACCAGAACATCTTGCTCAACGAAAGAAAGCATTAGACGAAGTTAGACAAGCCTGTAATCTGGTCAATGCCAATATTCATCATATTCag ttTGAAAAGCTCGATTTTGGTGAAACCAATGTGTtggatacattttataatgctGATGTGGCAGTTGTTGATTTAAGTATTCAATTGCAACAATCTgcgttattttatcatcttgGTGTTAGAGAAAGTTTTGGTatgaaagaaaacatattGCTGTATAATGATGTAGATACAGAGGCAACAATTAGACTCaag ttATCCTGTGGCAGCTACACATTTGTTTCATATCGTGTTGTGGAATCATGTGGCTCATGTGTAGCTACTAATCCAGCAACCAGTAGAATTACAGGCGAAGAAACGACAGATCCCAAACAACATCTCACtctaaaattgaagaaattgcTTCAAGATGTAGAGATACAATCCAA agcacatatgaaagaaaaatttttagcagATCTGCGCAAAGCGCGCGAGACATATTCTGGAGAGGAACTTTCCAGAACTCTGAATAATATGCGTAAACGTTTAGATGATCCAAATGTTTTATCGGGAGAAGTTGTTTTAAATGTGCTTATTTCATTTCGAGAAATAcag GATTATGATGCAATGGTACAATTGGTTGATGACTTAAAAACTATACCAactcacaaaaattatataaatactccAGCTATAAGATATTTGTATGCGTTTGCTCTAAATCGACGAAACAAAGAGGGCGATCGAGAAAGAGCACTAAAAGTCATTgaaaaagcattagaaaagaaagaaaatcatgTTCCAGATATGTTGTGTTTATGtggaagaatatataaagacaAATTTGTAGAGAGCAGACATACAGATCAGGAGAGTTTAAAGAATGCGATCCACTGGTATAGAAAAGGTTTTGAg GTCCAACCTAATGAATATGCTGGTATAAATCTTGCTACTTTATTGGTCATAGCTGGAAATGAATTCTCTAAGAGTGAAGAGTTACAACACATAGGAATGGTACTAAATAACTTAATTGGCAAGAAAGGCAGTTTATCGAGCTTAAAGGATTATTGGGACGTAGcaacattttttgaaattagtgTATTGGCAGAAGATTATTCAAAAGCAATACAAGCAGCCTTGTGTATGTTTAAATTGAAGCCACCAAATTG gTATCTGAAGTCGACAATAGGCAATATATCACTGATAAATAGATTCCGTAAAAAAAATGAGGAAGCTGAAATTGCACCAGAGGaacaaatatttagtttttggaTGGACTACTTTGTCGAAGCTACAAAGGCGGAGGTTGGCGATAGTATATGGTTTCCA ATTTTAGTGTTGGAaccaacaaaaattttaatgccgAGCTACGTGAACGTAAATCTTGGTGCAGAGGAGAAGTCTATACATATAAGGAATTTGTGTAATTCGTGTTTGGataatatgagaaataataattgtaagcaAGTTCATGATTGGCTTTTTACTGCAAATATGATACGCAGTATGAGTTTATACAAGAGGGATGAAAGGTGCCTTTTCTTATACGTTCATCAAAATTCGGATGACTTTCAAATGTACTTGCCATCGGTACAATGTAGACAAAGATTTTATGATCTGATATTAGAAATGACTAGGGATCAGGAAGGCATGGTTACAGATTTGGATGCTTACATGACTGATGATTGCATGAag tatgaATATGAATTGGATGATCAAAATAAGCGTATAATTCTCGGCAAAGGTACATATGGCATAGTGTATGCAGCACGCGATTTGAATACGCAAGTAAGGATAGCAGTAAAAGAAATTCGTGAACGAAACTTGGGTGATGTACAGCCTCttcatgaagaaataaaattacatagcCAATTGAGACATAGAAATATCGTCCAATATTTAGGATCAGTAAGTGAAGAtggatatttcaaaattttcatggaACAAGTTCCTGGAG gaAGTTTATCAGCTTTGTTAAGATTGAAATGGGGtcctttaaaagaaaatgaatcaACCATCTCATATTATACTAAACAAATGTTAGAAGGCCTTAAATATCTCCATGATCAAAAAATAGTCCATAGAGATATAAAAG GCGATAATGTATTGGTAAATACATATAGTGGAGTagtaaaaatatctgatttcGGTATGTCGAAACGTTTGGCTGGCTTATGCCCAAGTACAGAAACATTTACTGGAACATTACAATACATGGCACCAGAAGTTATTGACAAGGGTCAACGTGGGTATGGTGCGCct GCGGACATTTGGTCTTTAGGTTGTACAATAGTTGAAATGGCAACTGGAAAGCCTCCATTTATCGAACTGGGTTCTCCACAAGCAGCtgtttttaaa GTGGGGTACTACAAAATACATCCCGAGATACCATCAGAGTTGTCTGAAAGagcaaaaagttttatattacgcTGTTTCGAGCCAAATCCTGATATAAGAGCAACTGCTGCAGAACTATTGGAGGATCCATTTCTTAatga GAAAAAGAAGAGCAGCAGATTAGCTGCACCACCAGATTTCAGTAGAAGTATATCAGTTCCTGCAGACAGATTGGAACGTTTAggaaaatgtgataaaatgaATGATAACCATATTGTCGCTGCTACATCTATGCAGATATCTCAATCAGATGATATCag TACCATAGGGAATACTCCATCGATAGATACTAGTGAAAGTGATATAGCAAGTGCCTCAATAACACGAAGAAGTTCATCTGGTGGACTATTATCACCAGAAGTTGAATTGGGAG GACAACCAGGTCAAAAATCTGGAGAAGAACAGGAgggtttttatttattaaaaaaggatAGCCAAAGACGCATGACATTAACGAGAGTTCTCAATCAAGATGAGGCAAAAATTTGCGAAGTTTGGATGAGAGGTATACATCAAGCAGAAGGACAAACGGTGCTGCAGATG agtCAGTTGGTATTGCTCATGCGCGGTTTGAGAGATTATATTGCAGAGCAAAATCAGGAAGTGATAGTAACTGCTATTCGAACATTAAAAGAGGAATTGGATTTTGATTCGACTGCTATTAATCACCTACATTTggccatttatttatttcaaacggCAGTAAACGAAGTTCTCAGAATGCATAGTATAAAGCCACATTGGATGTTTGCCTTAGATAACTTGGTGAGAAATGCTGTGCAAGCTGCTATCACTGTGTTATCTCCTG AATTGGGAGCTAACTTACTTGGACAAGAGCGAGTACAACCTGGCGGTCAAGGACCTGAAGAGGAATCAACTTCTGGAGTATCGACCGTAAATTCTGTAAAATCCCAAAAAACTGCCGATTCCATTGATAATAAGTATtggaaagaatataaagatcAAATGGGAGCACTAAAGATGGAAAATATGAAGCTGCTGCAAGAATTGATAGAAAGTCAGAAAGCATATCAGACATTATTACAGCAAGCTCTCGAAGAACAGAGAGCTCAAGTTAATACATTGACGCATTtgtgtgaaaatattaataagaaagcAGTGAGGCAGGAATCTGg TTATAATTCTTGCATCTCACCAAATATATCTGAGCAATCAACATCCTTGACAATTACTGATACACATAACAGTATTCCTTCGCATTCAGATATGGCTCTTGTCAATTGGTTAAGAAATCTTCAGGTAGATGATATATCGATTGATAGG TTTCTATATGAGGAATATACACTGGaagatattttacatcatGTAACACGAGACGATTTGCGCAGGCTAAACTTAAG GGGAGGAATTGAACTCAGGATATGGCAAGCTATACAGAGACataattcatga